The following are encoded in a window of Flavobacteriales bacterium genomic DNA:
- the ftsZ gene encoding cell division protein FtsZ, with product MKFDLPQELSSIIKVIGVGGGGGNAVNHMYQQGIKGVDFIVCNTDRQALDTSPVPVKLQLGTSLTEGLGAGAVPERGKDAVQENLDEIRQLLSTRTKMIFITAGMGGGTGTGAAPVIARIAREMGVLTVGIVTSPFIWEGRRRKQQAAAGIEEMRNAVDTLLVINNDRLRDLFGNLSLDNAFEHADNVLTTAARGIAEIITKTGKVNVDFEDVKTVMTTSGVAIMGMAEAEGEDRAMRAAQEALASPLLNDNDIKGAKFVLLNITHGDRAVLMDEISEITDHIQEAAGSTADVIWGYGRDESLGEKVRITVIATGFHTNPATGEVGAIPAEKKVMPLGMPVPTEITQAIANPVTGAAPAAPAPPPEVPEISEPYLKEVTPAPVASVEPQRTIEFDLQASDEPRITDSTVEKTVHTLYDAVEETADANSVSEPVQRTSVGEARLTPTEHQARVEERQARMRELATRLRTANGLNEMEREPAYKRKNVQLSDSPRSTDSSVSRYTLSEETDENGERRVELKRNNPYLHDNVD from the coding sequence ATGAAATTCGACCTTCCCCAGGAGCTCTCCTCGATCATCAAGGTGATCGGCGTGGGCGGCGGCGGCGGCAACGCCGTGAACCACATGTACCAGCAGGGCATCAAGGGCGTGGACTTCATCGTCTGCAACACCGATCGCCAGGCCCTCGATACCAGCCCCGTGCCGGTGAAACTGCAACTCGGCACCAGCCTCACCGAGGGCCTCGGCGCCGGCGCGGTGCCCGAGCGCGGCAAGGACGCCGTGCAGGAGAACCTGGACGAGATCCGCCAGCTGCTCAGCACGCGCACCAAGATGATCTTCATCACCGCCGGCATGGGCGGTGGCACCGGCACCGGCGCCGCGCCCGTCATCGCCAGGATCGCCCGCGAGATGGGCGTCCTCACCGTGGGCATCGTCACCAGCCCCTTCATCTGGGAGGGTCGCCGCCGCAAGCAGCAGGCCGCCGCCGGCATCGAGGAGATGCGCAACGCCGTGGACACCCTGCTGGTGATCAACAACGACCGCCTGCGCGACCTCTTCGGCAACCTCTCGCTGGACAACGCCTTCGAGCATGCGGACAATGTGCTCACCACCGCCGCGCGCGGCATCGCCGAGATCATCACCAAGACCGGCAAGGTGAACGTGGACTTCGAGGACGTGAAGACCGTGATGACCACCAGTGGCGTGGCCATCATGGGCATGGCCGAGGCCGAAGGGGAGGACCGCGCCATGCGCGCCGCCCAGGAAGCGCTGGCCTCGCCCCTGCTCAACGACAACGACATCAAGGGCGCCAAGTTCGTCCTGCTCAACATCACCCATGGTGACCGCGCCGTGCTGATGGACGAGATCTCCGAGATCACCGACCACATCCAGGAAGCCGCCGGCAGCACCGCCGATGTGATCTGGGGCTATGGCCGCGATGAAAGCCTCGGCGAGAAGGTGCGCATCACCGTCATCGCCACGGGCTTCCACACCAACCCCGCCACGGGCGAGGTGGGCGCTATCCCGGCCGAGAAGAAGGTGATGCCGCTGGGCATGCCCGTGCCCACGGAGATCACGCAGGCCATCGCCAATCCGGTGACCGGTGCCGCACCAGCAGCACCTGCGCCGCCACCCGAAGTGCCCGAGATCAGCGAACCCTACCTGAAGGAGGTGACACCCGCGCCGGTGGCGTCGGTGGAGCCTCAGCGCACCATCGAGTTCGATCTGCAGGCCAGCGACGAACCGCGGATCACCGACAGCACCGTGGAGAAGACGGTGCACACGCTCTACGACGCCGTGGAGGAGACCGCGGACGCCAACAGCGTGAGCGAGCCGGTGCAGCGCACCAGCGTGGGCGAGGCGCGCCTCACGCCCACCGAGCACCAGGCCCGCGTGGAGGAACGCCAGGCGCGCATGCGCGAACTGGCCACCCGCCTGCGCACCGCCAACGGCCTCAACGAGATGGAGCGCGAGCCGGCCTACAAGCGCAAGAACGTGCAGCTGAGCGATTCGCCGCGCAGCACCGACAGCAGCGTGAGCCGCTACACGCTCTCCGAGGAGACCGACGAGAACGGTGAGCGCCGCGTAGAGTTGAAGCGCAACAACCCCTACCTGCACGACAACGTGGATTGA
- a CDS encoding GatB/YqeY domain-containing protein — MDLQQRIDVDIKAAMLARDKDRLNALRAIKSAILLELTKEGPGKGLDEATGLKLLQKLHKQRMESAAIYHEQQRAELAAEEEAQARVIEAYLPKRMDLAELESSVIALIGELGASGMKDMGRVMGEANKRWAGQADGSAIAALVKKLLAAGG; from the coding sequence ATGGACCTGCAACAGAGGATCGACGTCGACATCAAGGCCGCCATGCTGGCCCGCGACAAGGACCGGCTGAACGCGCTGCGCGCCATCAAGAGCGCCATTCTGCTGGAACTGACCAAGGAAGGCCCGGGGAAGGGGCTGGACGAGGCCACCGGGCTGAAACTCCTGCAGAAGCTGCACAAACAGCGTATGGAGAGCGCGGCGATCTACCACGAGCAGCAGCGCGCCGAGTTGGCGGCCGAGGAGGAGGCGCAGGCCAGGGTGATCGAAGCCTACCTGCCCAAGCGCATGGACCTGGCCGAACTGGAGTCCAGCGTCATCGCCCTCATCGGCGAGCTGGGCGCCAGTGGCATGAAGGACATGGGCCGCGTGATGGGCGAGGCCAACAAACGCTGGGCGGGCCAGGCCGATGGCAGCGCCATCGCCGCGCTGGTGAAGAAGCTGCTGGCGGCCGGTGGGTGA
- a CDS encoding SprB repeat-containing protein, with protein sequence MGIFADSAIAQPLNITLVRSNYNGYGVSCFGGTNGSIEAIVTGGTAPISWGPSTRNH encoded by the coding sequence ATGGGCATTTTCGCTGATAGCGCTATCGCCCAGCCGCTCAACATCACGCTCGTCCGCAGCAATTACAACGGCTATGGCGTCAGTTGTTTCGGTGGTACCAATGGTAGCATAGAAGCCATCGTCACCGGGGGAACAGCACCCATTTCCTGGGGTCCATCAACGCGGAACCACTGA